A window of Felis catus isolate Fca126 chromosome A3, F.catus_Fca126_mat1.0, whole genome shotgun sequence genomic DNA:
GAAATTCTCGTCCAAGAAAGCGTAGAGGATGGGGTTGAGGCAGCTGTTGACGTAGCCGAGGGCCGTGCAGAAACGCAGAACGGCCACTGCGGTCTCACTGCCCGGCTGAACGCCCAGCCCTTGGACCAGCACGAAGACCTGGACGGGCGTCCAGCAGCCCACGaacaccgccaccaccaccagcaccagcCGCGTGATGCGCCTCAAGTTCCGGTCCTTCTCCCGGGAGCCGGACAGCAGGCGGACGCCACGCAGCCGCCGGATCATGAGGCTGTAGCAGATGGAGATGATGAGCACGGGGATgatgaaggagaagaggaagatgcCGATGGCAAACACGGGGCCCCAGTAGTCCTGTGGGGCGGGGATCTCCACGAGACACTCAATCTCTGCAGGGAGAAACACAGGGTCAGGGTGAGCGAGCCGGCACGGGGCCCTCTGGGGCCAGAGGACGAcagcacgggggaggggggccACCCACCGACCTTCGTCCTCGACCTGCGCCGAGCCCATGATGGCGACAGGAACACCAACGACAGACGCCAGAGCCCAGATGGCCACGTTGACGGCCTGGGCCTTGCTGGACGTCCGGACATCGAGAGCGCGGATGGGGTGGCAGATGGCTACATAGCGGTCCACGCTCATGGCGGTCAGCGTGAAGGTGCTGGTAAACATGTTGTAATAGTCGATGGCAATGACTGTCTTGCACAGAGCATTTCCAAATGGCCAGAAGCCCAGGAGGACATCTGTGCCCTGGAAGGGCAGCGTCAGCAGCACCAAAGTGTCCGCCAGAGCCAGGTTAAAGATGTAAATGTTGGTGGCTGTCTTCATCTTGGTGTGCCTGCGGAGAGCACAGGGGGAAGGAAGACCTGGCCCAGTCCCTCTGGCTGGACCCGGCGGCGGAGGCCCGGGGGCCTTTCTTGTTGCCACCACCAGGAGCACCCGCCCCGAGACCCGTGTGGGAAGGCGGGCCCCCGGGCCCGGCACGAGGGACTTGGGGCACAAAACTGTGCCTCTGGCACACACAGAAGGCTTCCGAACCCCCAAACCGGTCCGCTTTGGGAAGGCTGGGATGTCAGGCAGCAGCAGACCACCCCTGTGACTCCACGTGGGAGCAAGGGGACAGGAATCTTCAGAAAAAGGACCagtccccctccctgccttccaaGTCTTCCTGAAGACAGTCCACGGACTACGATGTGGGCCCTAGACACACCAGAGGTTCCTGAGGGCTCCAGGGTCTGTAAAAGCACATCAGAGGCCTTCCGGTCCATGTTGTGGTCCGGCCATAGAGACAGGAAACGGCACCAGAAATGGGAGGTGTGCCAACAAGACCTGGCTGTATCCAAGGGACAGGTCCGGGGACCTTATAGTTACGGAATAAACACCTGTCgagtggggcacctaggtggctcagtcacttaagtgcccgactggctcaggtcacgatctcgtggttcacgagtctgagccccacatcaggctgtcagcgcagagcctgtttgggaccctctgtccccctctctctgcccctcccccactcgttctctctccctccctctctctctctctgtccctcaaaagtaaatatatattttaaaaaataataaataggggtgcctgggtggctcagttggttaagcatccaactcttggtttgggctcaggtcacgatctcatggcttcatgggttcaagccccgcatcaagcctGCGCTGGCcgtgcagagactgcttgagactctctcctctctctctgcccctcccctactcgcactgtctgtgtctctttcaGAATAGATCAATCAACTTTAAAAaccatcaaaaaataataaatagcaaataaatg
This region includes:
- the OPRL1 gene encoding nociceptin receptor isoform X4, whose translation is MKTATNIYIFNLALADTLVLLTLPFQGTDVLLGFWPFGNALCKTVIAIDYYNMFTSTFTLTAMSVDRYVAICHPIRALDVRTSSKAQAVNVAIWALASVVGVPVAIMGSAQVEDEEIECLVEIPAPQDYWGPVFAIGIFLFSFIIPVLIISICYSLMIRRLRGVRLLSGSREKDRNLRRITRLVLVVVAVFVGCWTPVQVFVLVQGLGVQPGSETAVAVLRFCTALGYVNSCLNPILYAFLDENFKACFRKFCCAPALRREMQVSDRVRSIAKDVALACKTSETVPRPA
- the OPRL1 gene encoding nociceptin receptor isoform X1, with translation MLQAGSGLCDFTPLRLNAPVCTKGMLMTMSRYQVALHAGRWHGVPLPCPILGGPLRQPPAGQPVPPEPQPQPAAPQPAAQCQPRRLPAPWAQGHHRGALPGRLHWGTAGKLPRHVCHPKVGWGPAKVPYWHTKMKTATNIYIFNLALADTLVLLTLPFQGTDVLLGFWPFGNALCKTVIAIDYYNMFTSTFTLTAMSVDRYVAICHPIRALDVRTSSKAQAVNVAIWALASVVGVPVAIMGSAQVEDEEIECLVEIPAPQDYWGPVFAIGIFLFSFIIPVLIISICYSLMIRRLRGVRLLSGSREKDRNLRRITRLVLVVVAVFVGCWTPVQVFVLVQGLGVQPGSETAVAVLRFCTALGYVNSCLNPILYAFLDENFKACFRKFCCAPALRREMQVSDRVRSIAKDVALACKTSETVPRPA
- the OPRL1 gene encoding nociceptin receptor isoform X3, translated to MESLFPAPFWEVLYGSHLQGNLSLLSPNHSLLPPSLLLNASHGAFLPLGLKVTIVGLYLAVCIGGLLGNCLVMYVILRHTKMKTATNIYIFNLALADTLVLLTLPFQGTDVLLGFWPFGNALCKTVIAIDYYNMFTSTFTLTAMSVDRYVAICHPIRALDVRTSSKAQAVNVAIWALASVVGVPVAIMGSAQVEDEEIECLVEIPAPQDYWGPVFAIGIFLFSFIIPVLIISICYSLMIRRLRGVRLLSGSREKDRNLRRITRLVLVVVAVFVGCWTPVQVFVLVQGLGVQPGSETAVAVLRFCTALGYVNSCLNPILYAFLDENFKACFRKFCCAPALRREMQVSDRVRSIAKDVALACKTSETVPRPA
- the OPRL1 gene encoding nociceptin receptor isoform X2, with protein sequence MLMTMSRYQVALHAGRWHGVPLPCPILGGPLRQPPAGQPVPPEPQPQPAAPQPAAQCQPRRLPAPWAQGHHRGALPGRLHWGTAGKLPRHVCHPKVGWGPAKVPYWHTKMKTATNIYIFNLALADTLVLLTLPFQGTDVLLGFWPFGNALCKTVIAIDYYNMFTSTFTLTAMSVDRYVAICHPIRALDVRTSSKAQAVNVAIWALASVVGVPVAIMGSAQVEDEEIECLVEIPAPQDYWGPVFAIGIFLFSFIIPVLIISICYSLMIRRLRGVRLLSGSREKDRNLRRITRLVLVVVAVFVGCWTPVQVFVLVQGLGVQPGSETAVAVLRFCTALGYVNSCLNPILYAFLDENFKACFRKFCCAPALRREMQVSDRVRSIAKDVALACKTSETVPRPA